Proteins from one Gasterosteus aculeatus chromosome 11, fGasAcu3.hap1.1, whole genome shotgun sequence genomic window:
- the LOC120815206 gene encoding interferon-induced protein 44, producing MGGEKSKPASETLIEEWRKIHWSQKEEDLQFVKDYQPLNEEVKQLRVLLHGSTGAGKSSFINSVDSVLRGRITVRVPTDTNSSKTFTMKRRTYKINKGGPGTFYPFVFTDLMGIEGSEKQGICVEDIKLDMRGHIKDGYNFNPCSEISEDDPNYNKSPTLEDKVHVLVCVIDASTATALSNESKKKMREVRLAARDLGIPELAVLTKIDEACPEVSSDVKNVCKSKYIKEMLDKISVDLGLQPNCIFPVKNYITEMETNDEVDTLILSAMKRIIDFGEDFVNELQT from the exons ATGGGTGGAGAAAAGTCAAAACCTGCTTCTGAGA CTTTGATTGAAGAGTGGAGGAAGATACACTGGAG CCAAAAAGAGGAGGACCTGCAGTTTGTGAAGGATTATCAGCCTCTTAACGAAGAAGTCAAACAGCTCAGAGTTCTGCTTCATGGATCTACTGGTGCTGGAAAGTCCAGCTTCATCAACTCTGTCGACAGTGTTTTACGAGGAAGAATCACTGTTCGAGTTCCAACAGATACAAACTCCTCAAAAACGTTCACCATGAAA CGCCGAACCTATAAAATTAACAAAGGAGGACCAGGGACATTTTACCCTTTTGTCTTCACTGACCTCATGGGCATCGAGGGGTCAGAAAAACAAGGAATTTGTGTGGAAGACATTAAACTGGACATGAGGGGACACATAAAAGACGGTTACAAC TTCAATCCGTGCTCTGAAATATCAGAGGATGATCCAAACTACAACAAGAGCCCCACCCTGGAGGACAAAGTTCATGTTCTGGTTTGTGTCATCGATGCCAGCACAGCAACTGCACTAAGTAATGAATCTAAGAAAAAGATGAGGGAGGTCAGACTTGCAGCTAGAGACTTGG GGATTCCTGAGCTGGCTGTTCTCACTAAAATTGATGAAGCTTGTCCAGAGGTCAGCTCTGATGTAAAGAACGTGTGTAAGAGCAAGTACATAAAGGAAATG tTGGACAAAATCAGTGTGGACCTGGGCCTTCAACCAAACTGCATCTTTCCTGTGAAGAactacatcacagagatggaaaCAAATGATGAGGTCGATACACTGATCCTGAGCGCAATGAAACGGATCATTGACTTTGGAGAAGACTTTGTCAACGAGCTGCAGACCTAA